Proteins encoded in a region of the Anopheles aquasalis chromosome 2, idAnoAquaMG_Q_19, whole genome shotgun sequence genome:
- the LOC126581087 gene encoding tissue inhibitor of metalloproteinase, producing the protein MRTNSIPPMATSALLVWMMMTIIMTVPSAEACSCYPQHPQSAYCEADYVIVAQVLRKSQNTKTHNAYKIAIKKEYKMSDAAREELRHGKLYTPSMDSMCGITLEPNKLYAIAANTNQIGLCNFVRPYAELSLVEKRGLAGMYRKGCDCRIVPCFSPKCVFKPGVCSWSALSNKGDCETRFGSCVPAGRAQQNGVPTKCHWRRSPRFSECLANGK; encoded by the exons ATGCGGACCAACTCAATACCGCCGATGGCCACCAGTGCCCTGCTCgtctggatgatgatgacgatcatcaTGACAGTGCCTTCGGCCGAAGCCTGTTCGTGCTACCCCCAACATCCACAGTCGGCGTACTGTGAGGCAGACTATG tgATCGTAGCGCAGGTGTTGCGCAAATCGCAGAACACGAAAACGCACAACGCGTACAAGATTGCAATCAAGAAGGAATACAAG ATGTCGGATGCTGCACGGGAGGAGCTGCGCCACGGCAAGCTGTACACACCGTCGATGGATTCGATGTGCGGTATTACGCTGGAACCGAACAAGCTGTACGCGATCGCGGCCAACACCAACCAGATCGGGCTGTGCAACTTTGTGCGCCCGTACGCCGAGCTGTCGCTGGTCGAGAAGCGTGGCCTGGCGGGTATGTACCGGAAGGGATGTGATTGCCGCATCGTACCGTGCTTCAGTCCAAAGTGCGTGTTCAAACCGGGCGTCTGTAGCTGGTCGGCGCTGTCCAACAAGGGCGACTGCGAGACACGGTTCGGCTCGTGTGTACCAGCCGGTCGGGCTCAGCAGAACGGTGTCCCGACCAAGTGCCACTGGCGTCGATCGCCACGCTTCTCCGAGTGTCTCGCCAACGGCAAATAG